A region of the Dreissena polymorpha isolate Duluth1 chromosome 6, UMN_Dpol_1.0, whole genome shotgun sequence genome:
TAGCgcacatttgtgtttgttattattaAGAATATTCACATGAGTGAAAGAACAACTACGCATAACATCAACATATGAAACACCCTGGGTCTTGCTGTAATCATTCGTTACAAATCTGGTGgcttgacgctgaacattttcaattttataaatattcttCTGATGGTTAGGGCCCCACACAAGAGAGCAATATTCCAATgatggtctaacaatgctgttTTATGCCGCGGCCTCagtttccattttagaagaatgaatgttttgttttaagcatCCTAAACTCTGACTTGCTTTACTACTAACTTTATGTACATGGGAtgaccagtttaaagttgagcttacttcaaAGCCAAGATTAGTTgcttggtttacaacagacagaggATGATTGTCTGAAAAGCACTTAAACTTATTTGACTTTCATACATTTTACTGCACCTATATATTTTTTGATAAGAATATGTGTTACTGTTGGCTTGTTTCAATTAAATGACATTACAGCATTTTTACAGCCATCAAGGTAACTTAGATTTTGTGTGTGTGAAcatttaatggatatttaatAGGATCTAATTTCAATATACTCctatataaatatgaggtcgatatatatgAAGTCACGTCTAAAATATTtatgcaaattcatataacagcgcagaatgatcctGCAATAATTAGGTTGCAGACAAATCATGTTTCTGACAATATCAGCAGCATGCCTCATTTTGAAGATTTTCTGGCCTCAAGGGGTCATTAAGAGGAGACATGCATTATGCATCTCCAGCATTTTTATTAAAtcttatttgtttaatgtattaTCATCTGTTATTGCTGTCCAACTAACAATATACATGCAGCTGAGGTAAGCCTCGTTAAGTTGTGGGTGTTTTAACCGCTGCTTTCCCCTAAAAAAGACTACTACAGgatcatgtttcaagttttttttgcAGTTCTGGTTGTTTATGGGCAGTTTTCTGCTGCAAGGCTTCAGAGGGTTTAAAGTGGGACAATGAATTAATTCTAATTTTTGGGAAGGAAGCTTGCAAGAGCGTTTGAATTAAAGAATCCCAATGCAGACACATTGTAGCCTGTCATACCTTGTTCACAATGATCACGCTCAAAAAGTTGATTCATTTTCAAATGGCCCAAAACATCCAACATCTACGGCCTGCAGTACACGACTCAGTTTATCCATCCCAGGTGGGACTTTTGACTGTCATATCATCAGGAGACCGTCAGATTGTGCTCAAGGTTTCAACTTAACAGAGCCCTGTTACTCCATCTATCTTATAACTTTCCACTCAGCACCCAAGTTTCCATCATCATGCAGATCTGATCTCATTCTTGCACCAGGGAATACAAAAAGAGTAACACTATAACCAAGTGCATTGCCCCAATCGATCACAGAAACAAGGGATCTGTATCCAAATGCTACTGCCTCGGCTTAAATCCAAAAATGGCTTCCACTTTTGTGTGTGTTTGGGTTGAGGATAGACCTTTTGTATCCACATTATAGATCCTCTTTGTCTTTTTTTGAAATTTGGTATATCAATTATGGTCCTAGGCTAAGAATTTTCTTTGCAAACCAATTCAACTAGTGTTGCCTTGGCACTGAATCTCCATGCCATGTGGTTTAGGTCTTTCAGTTGGGGCTAGTGAATCATGAATCCCAGAAACGACATGTATTGTCAGAGTATGACTTTAATCACGTTTCCGGAGGCAAATGGCATATTTATTAGCCATGTCAACTACTTCTATCCATAAAAAAGGAAGTCCAGGTGCTCATCTAACTGAGCTTTTCCTCTTGGTGGAGGACCTTATAAAGTAACATCCAGGGCCAATATTCAAAAAGCACATTAGAGAAAACTTGACTTTAGTTGTTCTTAAAGGGAAATTTCAGAGCATGTTTTCTGTAAGAAAACTTCTGCtcacaaaatattaaattatttctcTCAATAGTAATATTTACTCCATTAAAGCATATAGATGTTAAATACCTTAAAATAGTATGCATGTAGTCACAGACTTAAAGGATGACATGAAATTAAGGAATTTCCTTAGGTGTTCCCTTAAGGTTTTTGTGAAAATTTGCCCAGGTCCACTATCCCAGACAGTCTGCAGCAGGGATGATTCAGGAATCATTGTTGTAGAGTTTGTCAAATAGGGGTTCTCTAATGTTTCTTGTTAACATAatttcattgtggttatctccgttttccgtctgtcctggccacctgctcctcttacactattagcactagaaccttgaaacttacacacatgctgGTAAGCTATGAGCATACCGTATGTgccacagtgcactatttggggatacacgtcggcctctgcagcACCATTATAGTTCACTATATATTGATCTTTATAATCTTCCATAATAATTAGTAGAGATTTGCCTTAATTATGATTTGCCATGTGACGGCATATAGTAGTGATTGGCCCTACTTCAGCCTAAATTTTGACCAACAAAACAACACTGTAAGCATTGACAATCATATACATAATTTTGGATTTAAAAAATTGTCAATAACTTGCTATAATATATTGTCTTACCAATTTTATTAGGATTCTGTTAAATTAATGCATTAAAGACCATCCAGTTTTTGTGGGGCAAAATGTTTGGTTGAAGCGAGAGTGATGCCTGCTTTGACAAGGTTACATTTACTTAGTTGATATGGTGCCCAGCAGTCAAGAGATGATCACTGGTTTGGTCTCCAAAATTGGAGTGTTCTTAAGATATCTTCAAAGCCATCAAGCACCATGGTTTTACAATATTTACCATGGAACAGACTGGAGGGCATCACAATAAGCCTTAGGCCTTAGAagcaattgagcttaaataaatttaattaaactaaacCATCTCCTTTTTGTTGTAGTTTAGCCGGTGTAATTAATACAAGGCAAGGCGTATGTGGCCTTATGTTAATTCAATGATGTCGAAGCTACAAGTGTCCAACAAACTATATAGCATATTCATATAAAGACAACTCTTACGCATCTAGTTTAGTATAATACAGTAATGTCCCTTAAACTATTTCATTAGAATATGGAACACTTATgctataaaaacttaattgtCTATCACATCATTATTGCTCTTTTTgcagaaaatgttgtcaaaaTCGCAATAATTCACTGAGACAGTggtaataaaacatacaaaagaatattaaaatgattttgatTCCTTGTTTCAGGCCAAACATCATTTTCTTGTTCTACCAAAGGAAACCTTACCAAATTTGAAAAGTCTGAAGCCAGAACATGTGGATCTTTTGGAACACTTGGAGAAAATGGCTCGACATCTGGTGGACACGTAACTACAATAATAAATTTGATCAATTGCTTTTTACATGACTATTAATCATACTGCGTATGTTTCTTTCAAACAAGgcttactttttttttattaaaaaatgaatcACTATTATACTGAATGACATACTGTAAATTAGAGAGAATAAACCATCATTCAAGCAACTGACATGGTAACAAACTATATCATACTACTTTCTCATTTAATACCCGCTCTCATTAGAAGTGACACAATTTATTatgttctttttatgcccccgaaggagggcatatagtgttCGGAATGTccgcctgtccgtccgtctgtccgtcacacactgtgtttaggtttcaaaaatgctcataacttcaatgtcgcttcagatagcaacttgatatttagcatgcatgtgtatctcatggagctgcacattttgagtggtaaaaggtcaagataaaagtcatccttcaacgtctaagggaagttataagctttaaagggagataattacgTGTATAGGccatatgataaaaaaaatcaaagtcaaTGATTTGACTTGAAGGTCAatgtttctaaatatagaaatgtgtTTCAATTAAATTACTTGACTTTTCTTTGAGGTATTGGACTGAAATTAACATTGGGTATGGGTCAGttaggtcaaggtgaaggtcactgttgCTTAAATCAGAAAAAATCATAATAATGTCAACCTTGCTTGGGATtgcataattacatgtattttaaataaaagaagcGATGAAAATCAAATATGGTTTTGTGGCCTGATAATGGTATTTATTAACTCAAGAGCTCATATCTATATTTTAAACTGAATTTATGTGCACTTTACAGTTATGTTTCTTGATTTAACAGTACGTGCAGCAtgttttttcatacattttgattttatttcaggacagacaaaacattaaaattcagaTATGGCTACCATGCTGTTCCAAGTATGAGGTATAAGTGTATTATTTATTGGAACATATTTTAGTGAAGAAAATTTAAGATATCACCAGTAGTGTTAAGTATAAGATGCAAGTAACACATACGGATACTAAATTATTACAGTGATTTCATTACAAGATGAAACCAGAAGCATAACCACTCTGAACTGAATTAAAACTTTCAAGGTTCGAATGTGATTTACAATGGTCAAAATACCAAAATAGTCCAAAATACTCTAGTTCTGAATTATTGTGtttcttcattttttgtttaatgccTACCAAATGATGCTTAtataaatttaagttaaatacTGTGAAGAAAAAACCGTCTTAtgagataaaatatatttttggaagTCCCCTTTGTGGCATTCCAAATAATGCAAGGTGGGCAATGTGCTATTGAAAAATGTGGGAACATTGCAAAGAGCATGTTATTACTTCATAAGGACTCTATGTACTTTCTGTAAATGAATTGGTCATACGCCAAGTTGATGTATTACCTGTGATTGTATTCACTAACCAATTTTTAGACTTATCTAACAATAAACTATATTTTAAACTGtaatatactaaatatattttGTAGTGCTGAGAGGGGCTTGTGAGTTTAAATCTATAATAATATCATTCTTCACAAAGAAAATTGAATTAGTTACATAAGAATCAGTGGTGAcctgcatatacatgtatcttcTAATTTTAAAGTAAGAATTCCTGGGTCTAAGGCTATTTTTATACTTGAGTTAAAGAATGTTTTGGTGAATACAGGTCTTAATATTGCACTTGAATTTCTTTCAGCCATTTACATCTGCATGCAATCAGCCAGGACTTTGATAGCCCATGCTTGAAGACCAAGAAACACTGGAATTCCTTCACTACGGAATATTTTGTTGATTCTAAAGGTATTCTGTAACTCAGTTTTACTTCAAAAGtatgctacatgtatataaaattcaTAGTATTTCCAAAGGTATTCGTTTAATCATTTTTTCTTCAAAGGTATCTTTTATAAAATACAGGGTATTTTGTTGATTTCAAAGGTATTCTATAACTCAGTTTTACTTCAAAAGTATGCTTTATAAAATACTGAGTATTTTGTTTATAACAAAAGTATTCTATAAACCTTTGTTTTAAAAGCGCGCTAcgttgtataaaatatgttatatagtttaatataatattcaatctatgatatttaagttaataaaCGAGGGTTTATTAAATCGGGCTGCAAGGACTGCCGTCCCCAAATAAACTTATTATTTTGTACTGGTTATTGTTAATAAAGTCTCAATATTATCTTCTCATATTTAAGAATGAGCCCAAGAACTTCGTACAACAATAAGTAAAcgacttttaaaatatttattgtttctaCTATTACTTTGTTGATTCAAAAGTATTGTACATGTAGAACATCATACATACTGTCctgatttaacaaatataatgccTTCACTAAAACATATTTGGTTATTTCAAATATATGCTAAAAATGCTGTATTTCCTTTTCtggaaaatatttcaaaatgtattcaaATTGAGATGTGTGAGCATGTATTATTTCAGATGTAATTGAGAGACTTAAAAAGCACGGAAAAGTAGAATATGATATCAAAGAAAATACAGCCTTGCTGAATAATGACTTAAGGTAAATATACTTCTGTCAGCAAATACTGTTTACTTCTGTCAGCAAATACTGTGTAATTGAAAACATGTCTCCTTAAAGGATTTATTTCCCTTTGCCTTTCAATCACATACAAAACAAGTTTTGCTAAGCATTTCTGTATAGAAAGCAAAATCAGTAATTtgagtagtgttctgagaaatctgggcttaatgcatgtgtgtaaaatgtcatcccagattagcctgtgcagttcgcacaggcttatcagggacgacattttccaccaaaattggttttttgctaagaagagactttatttaaccaaaaaatgtcataaaagcggaaaatgtcatccctgattagcctgtaatgacattttatgcacatgcattaagcccagttttctcagaacatgactcatttaATGCTATGGAAGTGTCCTGTTTATGCTCTTCCCTTACTTATCTTGATGTATATTACACTTcttttttgcaaatgatacaacaGAAGCACTGAAAGGCTATCTTATAACATGTAAAATAGCGCGTGAAGGGCGTGAAAAATCACCTCATATAATTTCCGTGGTAAACTAAAAAACAGTATTTTCTGAAACTAATAATTTGTGGAATTCAAAACAGTGTTCATTGTAATTATCTATGGGAATCATTTTGCCAATTTTCCTTAAACTAATGTTGCTTTGTTTAAAGACATGGCTAAGTAGATTGGTGTGGCAGTTTTTATTCCCCCTCTTTCAAGGGGATGGGGCGGTCTGTCATATTAACTTAAGAGTCATGTTAATCATGAGGTGAGTCTGCACAAATAGGAAAACGTTTTAAGTTTTTGTCATGCTAATCTAAACATTGCAGATGTTAAGCATGTTCAGTGTTTGTCGACATAACTGGAGTTATGTCCCTTTACAGACACAGAAACTTTATTTAGTGGTGATGTGCCTTACTAAACAATTTGCTTCTAGTTTGAAACTGAAACTTTATAAACGAACAAACCTTTTGACCAGCATGACCTTTTGGGCTTCTGCGTATTTTGGTTTATTTCTATTCATTGACATTAGTGGTGCGTTTTGGCAAACGTAGATTGTTGTCCTGAAGACACACACCTAGTTCCTTATATTTTATGGTAAAAACAAACGTTGAAAATCTAAAACTTTGAttatcaaattttgaaataatttttcataaattttCCAAATGCCAGAGGCTTTCTGAATTAGTGCAACTACAATGGAAATTCTTGCTGAACTCTGGCTTGCAACCCAGGGTCATCATGACCCTCAGTTTTATACATTGAAAGCTTGGTTATATTGGTAATATTCCCCTAAGTGGGTCATATTATTTCTGCACTGTCAGTCACTTAGTCAGCACTTTTTAGTTTCCACTCTTTAACTCAATCATTGATCATATGATCAACACAGAACTGTCTGAAAATAATTATTGGTACAAAATTGAAGCCAAGAACAATAACAAGCCAAATTTTACGAGGCACTTTGTAGTTCTGCCCATTGAATGTATGCAAATATGGCTCGTTGAGTATCTCCCTTATATAGTTCAACTAGTTTTCTTTGTATTGTGACCAAACTTTCAACATAATTAATcaatcataaaacaacattttgtgtGTACCACTCATCCTAAGAGGTCAATGTCATGCTAtgtggtcaaggtcaaattaGGCCATGATCGACACAGCTGAAACAAAGCCTGTCTTAGCCATAGCTTTTGATATACTGatagtttgttttaaatgttttgcatgctgggaaatttgttgtctgctaaaatgtcgtctgctgaattactaaaattagcattttcttcgattttttttcaaagaatactatcagaatagcaaacagtttggatcctgatgagatgccacgttctgtggcgtctcatctggatccaaactgtttgcaaaggcctttaaaattctgttcccgcactgaaagggttaaatgtttTGGCACAAATAGAAGCCATCTTAAGAGGACATGTGGCGTAACACTTGTCTGCCTTCCTCAGAAGCCAAGGTCACAAGAAGGGTTAAAAGATCTTAATTGGCCATACAGAAGCATGTCGTGACAGTAAATTGTCATTTATAGTTTGGTTTAAACTTTAGCTCAAATGCATGTATTGATGGTTTGTTACAAATCATTTGGCACAAATAGAAACCATCTTAAGATGGCATGCTGTCTGTAACAACTGTTTCccaacctcaaaggtcaaggtcactcttagaGGTAATAGgtcaaaataaattaatgtatcTTTGTAAGTCATCATGCACTATAAAATAAGCTACCACAAATGACCAGCGTGATGAGAATGTGTTGCCTGTTTCAACAGTTGTATACCCTTATAGAAGAAGGTCAAATTTAGAGGTCAACGGTCTTATATggttattaaaggggccgtccaacagatggtaaatgtacaaaattaaaaaaagttgtttcagattcgcaaattttcgttttagttattatatttttgtggAAATAGTAaaactgaccatttaccatgctcttaaatatctattatatgcatcttttgatgatttgaaatcctgaaaattataaggGTCATGTgacgcgaaacgactgaataatttggaaagttctgttgttgtcgttttattttgggatactacgaggattacttatataggtaaaaatacatccactctaagcatgagcatggatggtcgagttgtCTAGGCAGGATACTTTTTaccccaggactccaggggtcagtggttcgagccctgttgcggattactttttttcctttttttaaattgtattcttgttttttactagagatttttagttcaaatgtttacatttatcaatataaagcatttaatgacaagcttcaatacatgctaaaatctgttggacggcccctttaacagcTTGTGTTGACATAAGCCTAGTACATGTATTGAGAGATAAATGGAGTGTGAGGGCATTCATGCCATGTGAACACGTGACTTGTTtacccctttgcatgctgggaaatttgtcatctgcaaaaatgttgtctgctgaatttcaaaataagcattttcttcgattttcttttcaaagaatactatcagaatagcaaacagtttggatcctgatgagacgccacattctgtggcgtctcatctggatccaaactgtttgcaatggccttcaaaatttggttccagcactgaaagtgttaagttatattttaatattgctaTTTCAGATGCCATGTGTGTGGAAGTGCTCAGAAAAACATGCCAGCATTGAAGACGCACATCAAATGTCACAGTTATAAGGTGGAATCCTGAAGCAAATATGTGAAGTATTGACTTCTACGTTCAAAGAGCCTGGGGATGCATTTCATGTAAAGGTTGATGTTATTGAAGTTGTGCTGATCGTACTTAAAGGAAAACTAATGCATTAAATACTCTGTCTACGCCATCAGTAAATGTTTTCATAGACTtgcatttgttctaacaatagtgATACAATAAAAGTGCTGGACCAACGCTGAAACTTTTCTGACAACAATTACACGAAATAAAAAGCGCTGATACAAGGAACATATTGATATCgttagtttttattgttaaaatgtgaATCAATTGTCCACACTTTCCATTTTGCTGGCAATGCACACAGGTTTTGTAATAGACCTTGCGTCGTTTGTTGTCATAATTTACGTTGTTTACACGTTTTAGGTAGCATtcttgcttaaccctttgcatgctgggaaatttgttatctgctaaaatgtcgtctgctgaatttctaaaataagcattttcttcgatttttttttcaaagaatattatcagaatagcaaacagtttggatcctgataagacgccacgttctgcggcgtctcatctggatccaaggtttgcaaaggccttcaaaattgggttcccgcactgaaagggttaattatcAAGAGACTGATTGACAAAATTTAATAACAGTATCATCGCTGAATGTTTAAATGGGTAAGGATGGATAAAACAACAAGAACCATTTAAGTGTATACctaatacaaacaaatacatttaaacataccataTGCCTCAACTTTACCCAATTTTATTGATTTGGATTAATCTCCACCCGCGATATCtaaactgagttcgaaactgagCACGAGCTTTTCGATCCCCTTtttgggagtgttctttagatttttaagaaagacaccaagtactggctctatgtccaagaaatggactcgagaagacaccaagtactggctctatgtccaagaaatggactcgagaagacaccaagtactggctctatgtccaagaaatggactcgagaagacaccaagtactggctctatgtccaagaaatggactcgagaagacaccaagtactggctctatGTCCAAGAAATGGACTTgagaagacaccaagtactggctctatgtccaagaaatggactcgagaagacaccaagtactggctctatgtccaagaaatggactcgagaagacaccaagtactggctctatgtccaagaaatggactcgagaagacaccaagtactggctctatGTCCAAGAAATGGACTTgagaagacaccaagtactggctctatgtccaagaaatggactcgagaagacaccaagtactggctctatgtccaagaaatggactcgagaagacaccaagtactggctctatgtccaagaaatggactcgagaagacaccaagtactggctctatgtccaagaaatggactcgagaagacaccaagtactggctctatgtccaagaaatggactcgagaagacaccaagtactggctctatgtccaagaaatggactcgagaagacaccaagtactggctctatGTCCAAGAAATGGACTTgagaagacaccaagtactggctctatgtccaagaaatggactcgagaagacaccaagtactggctctatgtccaagaaatggactcgagaagacaccaagtactggctctatgtccaagaaatggactcgagaagacaccaagtactggctctatGTCCAAGAAATGGACTTgagaagacaccaagtactggctctatgtccaagaaatggactcgag
Encoded here:
- the LOC127836357 gene encoding aprataxin-like — encoded protein: MKMASKRKTDEKMDSGKPSKVQKFTGHWSQGLLTSMDDPELVVKSDDRAVIIKDKYPKAKHHFLVLPKETLPNLKSLKPEHVDLLEHLEKMARHLVDTTDKTLKFRYGYHAVPSMSHLHLHAISQDFDSPCLKTKKHWNSFTTEYFVDSKDVIERLKKHGKVEYDIKENTALLNNDLRCHVCGSAQKNMPALKTHIKCHSYKVES